Sequence from the Hemibagrus wyckioides isolate EC202008001 linkage group LG28, SWU_Hwy_1.0, whole genome shotgun sequence genome:
AACTTGAGTATGTTAAGTGGACATtaactgttcagtgtttgatCACAAATCTGTTCTGGGTGATTAGTGACCATAAGAGACACAAATACCATAACAGGTTAAAAGATAAGCCAAGGGCCAAGTGCAACACAGTGGTTAGGTCTTGACTCTGGGGTAGGATCACCATCCTTCTATAGAACTAGGAACAGGAATTTGATGCTATAGCATTccataaaatttaaaataaagagtACACCAAGGAGacccaaaaaaaaagcaatcccCATTAGAGTAAACacttaaaatgtttattgtaaaataaaaaaggtacaAGATTGCACATCTCTAGAACACATGAACAAGTTACATTTACCAAGATATTGGCAGTGTAGAATAAAGCATCCTGGCCTAATGCACAACCTTAAAGCCACCCTTCATCAACTTCAAAAAACCATTTAAAACAAAGTAAAAGCATGTGATTAAGTTACACTTTTTACAAAGGTCAGCACACAGTGCTAGAGTCCATTCCAATCTCACTAGGAGACTTGCTTGGCGAGGTCCTTGACCATTGCCGATTTAAGCTGAGAGATGGATGCAATCCTCATTTGCTTCTGACTGGAGTACTTGTTCTTAACCGCCTGAGAGCAAGAGAACAAAACCATTATGTTATAAACAGAGCAGCTGCTGGAAGACATTTCTGTAGATATTTAAACCCCACTCACCAGGTGTTTCGAGAGTCCTTCGTTGACTTTGACCACGTTCTTGGCAATGTGCTGCATTACAGGGATCAGGCTGTCCTCGGTGTAGCCCATGTAATACTGCAGGGTGGGGGTCTGAAAGGAGCCGAGGAAAGGAGTAAATTTTGACCATCCAAAACTATAAAGATTGGTTCTTGCAAAGTAGGGGTTAAAGGGAACTTACCCATTCTCCACAGTTTAAGACTTTCTGCATGAGGGCGAAGGCAGCACTGGCAACCAGAGAGGGAGCAAAATGCACCATGTCATAGTCCACCATTGTAAGCTCCACAAAGTACTTAGCCAAAGTGTGCTGCTCTGCTGTAACCTATGAAGAGGTCAAGGTTATTAATCTGTCTTGTAATCAAGAGACCTTCCCCTGCCCCCTTTTGCAGTGTAAAGAGTAGGCATCACTGCAATTATGTCATATGCTTATGTTCCTGTAATAGCCTTAAGCCATAATCTTAAATTAGGCCAATTCACAAATTTCCTGGTCATTCTACATAATTACTACATGTCCAGCATTACACAGTCTGCAGAACTCAAATCTAACCAAATGATTAATTGCACCTCAAAAAATTGAGGCATGACATTTGATCATGTTCTGAGGCATTTTGGTTACTAGAGATATGGAAAACTTGCTTTGTCAGCTGCAAATTCACTTAGTGAGACTGGCTACAGGAAGCTAAACAATCGGATTCAAACATTTCTACTGATCAGTTAGGTAACCGTGATTAAGATCAGGCAGTAATCTGTACCTCTCCAATTTTTGAGGCCCTACGGAGGAACTGGAGTGGCAGAGGTCTTCCAAAGCTGAACTTCAGGACTCTCAGGATGTTCATCTCCATGTCCCGGATCTGAGCGGTGCTGTAAGCACGGTCCGTGACGAAGGCAAAGTCTGCAATCTCAGGTGGGTACATTTCCTCATATTTGGAGGCAATGAACATAGCAGTTACACCAACCAGCTGAAGCTGCTTTTTTGGAACAGGGTGGTCCTGTTGGCAAAAAGAAAACCTTTAAGCACACAACCACCATGTTTTTGATTGAAGAGCCAGAGAATGCCAGAGCTACCTACCTGAAGAAAGCGGTCGATGATAGCAATAGTCATGTACATGGTCTCCTGCAGCAGCCGAAACTTGATTTGGACCTGGACAAGCCAATCAATAAGGATGGCACGCATGTTCCCGGTGACTTCCCTTCCTTCCAGATACTTTGGTCTGACAGCCTGATCAGCCTAGAAGACAAatgcaatacaaaaaaaaaaaaaaggaaactaaGCATAGAAGCAACTTAAGGTAACTAAATTGACAAATTGTTAACTTGACTGACCTCAAGTTGCCGGAGATATTTGTAGATGTCCTTCACATATTCACTGCAGAGCATGGGATTGTCGTAGTCATCAGCATCTACGTCTTTGATATTGAGAAGCACATCAGAGAAAGCCTGGCACAGCTCATCTGGGGCACAGCCAGATGTTTCCATGGGCACAGGAGAGGACGGCTCTGAAAATGCCTAAAAAGGATTGAGAGAACTTTACTTGAAAAGTTCCAGCTCAAAGGCACATGTTCCAATTTGGACCAGATCTACCAGGCAAATTAAGAAACAAGAAATGTTACCTCATTTTCCACTTCAGGTAACTGCTTGGGCTCCTGTTTTGGCTGTTGAACTGGCTCAGGAACTTTCTCTTCAACCACCACAGGTGCAACCTTCACATCCTGCGTCACAAAACATTCATATACACCACAACTTAAACATtaccacaaaaacaacaaattaatcTGAATCTAACCCATTAGCACTTTATAGCTGTGTATATGACATTACAGCATTGCCTTGAAGAAACATTGTTCTAGTGTATACTGAAATAAACAGGGACTTCACAATAAAACTAAAAGGAAACTAGAGCTCTTCAGACCTTCATCTCTACTTCACTGGAGCAACAAACATTTAGGGGGATTCCAGTTTCAGGGCCTTGAAATTGAAAGCTTAGAGGCGGAAAATGGCAGCTTATAAAGAGCACCATAGGCAGTTGGACAGCTGCAGGCTTTAGACTCCAGCCATACTGGGTGATTTTCTGGagtacaccaaacaccatcTAACACCAGTGAAAaatctaatgaataaatattggGAATATTCTTatgaaaaaacattttcctAACCACTGATGTTTACTTGAACATAATAAGCATGTTTTCACTTTCAAAAGATGGGCAATCATTTCAAAAGGAGGTTATAGTACACATCATGGGGTTGTGGTTAAGCTTAGTGTAGATATGTTCGATTAGtgatcagaaggctgtgagttttaaccccaggtccaccaagatgccaatgccaggcccctgagcaaggcccttaacccttaattgctcagttgtataaaatgagaaatagTAAAGTCATTGTATAAGGATgcatgtattttaaataaaaaaaaaaaaagcagtaaattaaaaaagtagggggaaaaaagtgataGTAAGTCATTTTaggttaaatatttaaaaaagaaaacaaaaaagatgcAAGTTTGGGGGAAACACCAACAACTGAGTGCAGTTTTTAAACAGGAAGAAAGGCGTGGCTTCGGATTGATAAGCATTCGAGCGAGTATTATTCCAAATTTACAagtaatacatttaataaatatttacactaaaataaataaaaaagttcacCTTTTTCCTCAGAGGTTGTCGAGGCAGAACCGCGTTCCCGATTTCCCCCAGCGCGGCCCTCGGCCTCAGCACGGGCTTGTTTGCAGTGACCGCTTTACCGGTCACTGGGAGCTGGTTCTCACTGCTGGGCAGGCGAGTACTCTAAAggcaaaataaatcaattaataataattaaaacattactGCAAAGAAGTCTCGAGCGCGCCATCACACAAAAGCAAACCGGAAATAGTCTAAACACAGCACGAGCGCACAAAAATACCACTAAAAAGGCGATGCATCGTCGCTGCGTTAAATACACTCTTCTATAAAGCATTAAGCAAGCTCAAGTTCtacagatatttatatttaggaaACAAAAACCTCACCCTTGTAATACGCAGCGCCATTTCAAAACTCTTGTCCTTTTGCACTCCTCTACACGAACTGGTTTAAACAGCACGAGACCACGCTACTCTTCTGCCCCGTGGTTTAAATTGTCGCTCCTTCGAACGTGATTCGCTGCGTTCTAAAAAATCAGTCGGCGCTGATTGGTCGAGCGGCACCTGATGACAATGCGTTGCCCAGGCGACTAAACGTGGGCGGAGACTCGagttaaaaaatcttttcttcGCTACGTAGCATGGCTCGTGACACGTCTGGTAATGAACGCCATCTAATGCACCGGAATATGTGGagcgataataataataataataataataataataataataataataaaagtaataaaacgaCTCGTGgtatgaaatttaaaaaaatgagtcTTTGATTAAATAAAAGCCATAGGAAGTTTAGAGCAGGAAAtgacatataataataataataataataataataataataataataataataaaagtaataaaatgacTCATggtataaaattttaaaaaatgagtcTTTGATTAAATAAAAGCCATAGGAAGTTTAGAGCAGGAAATGACGTATATTTTTTTGCACCCACACTGGAAACCAGTAAACAGAAATTTTGTGTTCCACTGCATCCATTTTGATATTACTggacattttgtttattattttgttttccatctACAGGTCTTACGTTAAGAATGAACCACCACCGGTGTACGCTCTTAGAGGAAATACATCAACACCTAGTATAGTTGGATATTTCTCCAATAATAACAACAcatccccaagtgttttattccacttataccacacCACGTTCATCTATTCGCATCATTAATCGACCTACTGCAATGTTTTTGGAAGGGGAAAGCCAGAGGAAGCCTATACAGATGCACAGAGAAACCTCCGAACAAATCAGGGAGagaaatcagaatcagaaacaataatcttttattataattacaatTCATATTGGCCAAATGTGCTCACAAACTTCAGgcataaaacacacaccaggAAAAATAGCTAGAaagtataaatgtatatatttttataattgtataaaaaatagATACAATAACACGTGTGCAAAAGTTGTAGTGTACAAGTATGTGCAAAACAAGCAAAGGGATGTTTACATTTTGTCCGCCATTTCAAATCCATATTCTGCCAGATGAATGAAGTATGTAGGAGCCAGGAGCATTTCTGAGATGGCTGGCAAGTGGACAGACTTTACCGTAATAATAAAGTATAGACAGTGTAGAGCCGGTTCCAATCTGTCAGCTACAGAAGCACTTCCTTCCAGCGTTCTGCTTTATTCCTTTCCGTTCATCAACATGGAGATGTATTTCACGTACGAGCTGAACCTCTTTCATCTTTCCGCACTCACGTACATAACAGGTAATGAATATAACGCTCGTCCCCTGCTTTATCTAGATAAATGGACTGACCTTCTCTCAGAGAGCTGCACTGCTACctgtttaattataataaattacttTGGCATATAAAGCTTTCAGTTACACAGGAAGGAAAATAATGCCTCTAAAACCAGTTCTCACTCTGCTTTAGGTTCATTTTAGGCTGTTAATGATGTCCAGTGAGTGCATGAAATAAACTACAGGCTTGAAAGTGGGTTCTTTTCCACCCAGGTCATCGCTCTGGACCTATATGACTGTAATACATTTTTGGGAATGCTATGTTGTGGTTTATTTTCTGATGACTATTGACTCAGAACTAGTtcttaaaagttttatttacaagacagaaaaaaacagataaataatacGTTTTTACATGATACATGTGCCATCTTTGTAATATTTCATCGCCTCCATCTGTTGCGTCATTGCCAGAACTTCATGGAATCCTGTGCTGAGGCCGGACATGTGCTGGAAATAAGCTTCCTTCTCCACCTGGACGGTCAGATTATTCACACCCGCATCCTTCAACACTGCAGTCACCTGACCAAAAGTAAACAACAGCAACATCAGCGCTTTTTAAACATCGACTAAAAGACAGGCTGATTTCAGGTATACAGATTTAAAAGGGAGATTTGATCGGACCTGCTGAATAATTCTCTGCTCCACAACATCGGACATGATTTGTAGGTGGATGGTGCCGGCGAGGACGTTGGCGGAATGCCTCCAGAAGTGCGTGTCACGGTAAGACAAGACGCCTTCAATCTTCTGAATCTGGAAAGAAAGTTAGAAGAGTCCTCCATTGGTTATATTTCTTTAacattgttgtgttgtatttctTGCTTAATTAACAacgtaaaaacaaacaagcgaGCAAGCCAATATTCAATATAAGATATAATATAAGCCAATATAAGAGTattaaagtattggcacccttcactGTGTCTGGGTTGTACTTTCATGCTCAGTACTTTCCCCAACACAGACAGTGCCAATGTAAAATAATCTACATAACATTACCTCCTCCATATATACTACCTTTTCAAGGGCAAAGTTAAGCTCCTTCTCATGCTCAGGTGGAATTCTCAGTAAAAGAACTTCACAAGCATCCTTCAGCAAGGGGATGACGCTGAGGAAGATGAGTACGGCGATGAACAGAGAGCAGATGGGGTCTGCTATCAGCCAGCCGAACTGACTGATCAGAATGGTAGATATGATGACTCCGACGCTGCCCAGTGTGTCAGCCAGAACATGCAGGAAGACTCCTGAAACATCAACACCAGGCACGGGTAATGAATGATAAGATGCTTTCACTTTCAGTCAGGACAAAGTGCACGATCACATCATACACAGATACCTCTCATGTTAGTGTTCATGCCGGAGCCGTGAGAGTGCCCATGGCTGTGAGAGTGACCATGACCCCCGTGGCTGTGCCCATGTCCTCCGTGTCCTCCATGTCCGTGGTCTCCGTGCGCGTGACCATGGTGCGAGTGGCCATGCTCGTGACCCGAGCAGGCACTCTTTGAGGCCCCATGGGAGTGGGCGTGGCTGAACGCACAGATGCCCAATAGGTTCACGATCAGACCGCCCACAGACACCGGCTGGTGAGAAAAGATAAGAGCAAAATGAATAACGTCAGATTTGTATCCTGGGGTGTCAATTAATGAATTGAAAATCAATCAAttagaataaaattaaagatacaaataaattaaacactTGCCGCTAGCATGACGGTGTTGATGTTGGGAGGGTCAATCAGTCTGGAGAGCGACTCCACAAACACAAAGAAGGCTATGACCATGAGGAACAAACCGTTTATGAACCCGGACAGGATCTCAACACGAccatacctaaaaaaaaaaaaaaaaagttccagtaataacctttttttaaaacgGATCATAGCTTGAGAAACAAAACCGATAAATCCAATCGTTCAGATACAAAACAGGCCTCACCCGTAAGAGTATATTCTTGTCGCTTTCCATCTGGTCATCAGGGCAGCGAAGAGTCCGAGCACCAAAGCCGAGCAGTCAAAGAGCATGTGGAATCCGTCTGAGATCAGCCCGAGGCTGTTGGTCCACACGCCATAGAAAAGCTCTACAAATGTGAAAGCCTAAAAAGAAACAGCAATATTATTCATCACTACTATTCATCTATTGAAAGGTCAAATCAATAATAAGTAAATTATATAGACTCTACCAAGTTGAGACAGAGGAAGTAGAAGATCTGTCGGGAATCATACTCCTCCAAGATTTGCTTGAGCGAGTCTTTGATGAAGCGAGGGAGAGACTGAGAGCTGTGCTGTAGAGCATCACCCATGAGGTTATAGAGAGGAGTTCCTTCAGGTGAATATCCCACCAGCGTTCCTTTCTGTCCTTTCTTCGAGGGAGAGGATAGGATGCTGTCGGCTGAGAAACGGATCCAGACAAAGGTAAAAAACATGAATGATATCAGCTAGGGTTAAACGACAACAGTAACAGAGTTTTTATTGATAGCCTTAACGTTACTTTTCCACGGTTTAGGGTTCAAGTCAAAATCCAAATCTAGAACAATTCACACCCTGAATGAATACAGGTTCATTTCCtttcacacagagacacgaGGACACGATACGGACAAATTATGCCACGAGTCGAGAACTGGCATGTTACTGGGAGCTGAGCAAATATCAGAGAACATAGGTAGATGTCTACAGCCAGATAGAAGCAGTTTCCCAAAGTCAGGACTGCAccaggaaccctggagctgtgaagcagCAACACCACCACTGCTAACATTTCACAAGCAGACACTGGCTTTGGTGTTGTGGTTTAAGCAAAGGTAAGGCATACAACTCACACATGATGAAGAAGGCGGCGCTGACCAGCACTCCTCCGGACAGCACATGTTCGGTGCTGGATTGCTGGCCGCCGGTCCTCATGGTCCGCAGCTGGTCCGTCAGTGGGTGGGTCCAGAAGTTGGCCAGAAATAAGCCGCTGAAGAACAGGAAGTAGGAACCGTAGCGGGCGCAGCGTGGGGCCTCGAGCTTCGTCATGCAGATAGACTCCACGTAGAAGTCCAGGATCATCACAGAGAAGACGATCATGGAGAATGGAAAGATCAGGCTGGACCATGACTCCACCTTGCTCTGTAAATAACAGGAAAGTCAAAGGAGATTCAAACACCtaaaccctggaggtgtgaggcaaacatacAGGATTGATACAGTATTGATACAGAAATCAACACTCAGATGTGAGAATTCTTATAATCTACTTCATGGAATcttatacatttataatcgTCCAGCTCCAACATTCCCGGTGCAATTACATCGATAGTCCAGATCAGATCCTTTCGACTCACCTCTGTGGTGGCAGAGAGCACAAACACCCAGGGAAGCAGCAGTACAGAAGCCACCAGGTTAGACAGAGCGTAGAGGCGCTTTGCTCCACCAATTTCCACTGACAGCTttctagagtgtgtgtggaatgccACCTTTAAACACAGTGCCAGAACCAACAGTACAACTCCACCCTGAAGACAAAAgacacacaggaaaaaaaaaatcagtctctGCTTGTCTACCTCGGAACAAGAACAGCGTAAGGATATTTTACTCACTTTATGGTCGGCCACGCCTAAAAACGAGATCCCTGTGTATAAGGCATGGGTGAGAGCACTGTCATGGTGTCCCTCGGCTGCAGGTCAATGAGTTAAGGGCAGGGTATGAACCATTATTGAAGAGAAAATGACACAGTAGACTATGTATAGGAAGGATACGGTGCTCTGCCATCTTTGCCATGAGGTCATCGTTGTCGAAGAGCAGAAGGCAAATCACTGCGATGATGAAAAACACAGCACCTCTGGTCtatggagagaaaaagaacagTACAGCAAATCTTGCCATGTTGTTATGGAACAAGTTGtagaaccgtgtgtgtgtgtgtgggtacctGGTACGTCAGTgacagaaccgtgtgtgtgtgtgggtacctGGTACGTCAGTgacagaaccgtgtgtgtgtgtgtgggtacctGGTACGTCAGTgacagaaccgtgtgtgtgtgtgtgggtacctGGTACGTCAGTgacagaaccgtgtgtgtgtgtgtgggtacctGGTACGTCAGTgacagaaccgtgtgtgtgtgtgtgggtacctGGTACGTCAGTgacagaaccgtgtgtgtgtgtgtgggtacctGGTACGTCAGTgacagaaccgtgtgtgtgtgtgtgggtacctGGTACGTCAGTgacagaaccgtgtgtgtgtgtgttggtaccTGGTACGTCAGTgacagaaccgtgtgtgtgtgtgtgggtacctGGTACGTCAGTgacagaaccgtgtgtgtgtgtgtgggtacctGGTACGTCAGTgacagaaccgtgtgtgtgtgtgtgggtacctGGTACGTCAGTgacagaaccgtgtgtgtgtgttggtaccTGGTACGTCAGTgacagaaccgtgtgtgtgGGTACCTGGTACGTCAGTgacagaaccgtgtgtgtgtgtgggtacctGGTACGTCAGTgacagaaccgtgtgtgtgtgtgggtacctGGTACGTCAGTgacagaaccgtgtgtgtgtgtgggtacctGGTACGTCAGTgacagaaccgtgtgtgtgGGTACCTGGTACGTCAGTgacagaaccgtgtgtgtgGGTACCTGGTACGTCAGTgacagaaccgtgtgtgtgtgtgtgtgggtacctGGTACGTCAGTgacagaaccgtgtgtgtgtgtgtgtgtgggtacctGGTACGTCAGTgacagaaccgtgtgtgtgtgtgtgtgtgtgggtacctGGTACGTCAGTgacagaaccgtgtgtgtgtgtgtgtgtgtgggtacctGGTACGTCAGTgacagaaccgtgtgtgtgtgtgtgggtacctGGTACGTCAGTgacagaaccgtgtgtgtgGGTACCTGGTACGTCAGTgacagaaccgtgtgtgtgtgtgtgtgtgtgggtacctGGTACGTCAGTgacagaaccgtgtgtgtgGGTACCTGGTACGTCAGTgacagaaccgtgtgtgtgGGTACCTGGTACGTCAGTgacagaaccgtgtgtgtgGGTACCTGGTACGTCAGTgacagaaccgtgtgtgtgtgtgtgggtacctGGTACGTCAGTgacagaaccgtgtgtgtgtgtgtgggtacctGGTACGTCAGTGACAGAACCGTGTGTGTTGGTACCTGGTACGTCAGTGACAGAACCGTGTGTGTTGGTACCTGGTACGTCAGTGACAGAACCGTGTGTGTTGGTACCTGGTACGTCAGTgacagaaccgtgtgtgtgtgtgggtacctGGTACGTCAGTgacagaaccgtgtgtgtgtgtgggtacctGGTACGTCAGTgacagaaccgtgtgtgtgtgtgtgtgtgtgggtacctGGTACGTCAGTgacagaaccgtgtgtgtgtgtgggtacctGGTACGTCAGTgacagaaccgtgtgtgtgtgtgggtacctGGTACGTCAGTgacagaaccgtgtgtgtgtgtgtgtgtgtgggtacctGGTACGTCAGTgacagaaccgtgtgtgtgtgtgggtacctGGTACGTCAGTgacagaaccgtgtgtgtgtgtaggtacctGGTACGTCAGTgacagaaccgtgtgtgtgttggtaccTGGTACGTCAGTgacagaaccgtgtgtgtgttggtaccTGGTACGTCAGTgacagaaccgtgtgtgtgttggtaccTGGTACGTCAGTgacagaaccgtgtgtgtgtgttggtaccTGGTATGTCAGTgacagaaccgtgtgtgtgtgtgggtacctGGTACGTCAGTgacagaaccgtgtgtgtgtgggtacctGGTACGTCAGTgacagaaccgtgtgtgtgtgttggtaccTGGTACGTCAGTgacagaaccgtgtgtg
This genomic interval carries:
- the ccnb1 gene encoding G2/mitotic-specific cyclin-B1 produces the protein MALRITRSTRLPSSENQLPVTGKAVTANKPVLRPRAALGEIGNAVLPRQPLRKKDVKVAPVVVEEKVPEPVQQPKQEPKQLPEVENEAFSEPSSPVPMETSGCAPDELCQAFSDVLLNIKDVDADDYDNPMLCSEYVKDIYKYLRQLEADQAVRPKYLEGREVTGNMRAILIDWLVQVQIKFRLLQETMYMTIAIIDRFLQDHPVPKKQLQLVGVTAMFIASKYEEMYPPEIADFAFVTDRAYSTAQIRDMEMNILRVLKFSFGRPLPLQFLRRASKIGEVTAEQHTLAKYFVELTMVDYDMVHFAPSLVASAAFALMQKVLNCGEWTPTLQYYMGYTEDSLIPVMQHIAKNVVKVNEGLSKHLAVKNKYSSQKQMRIASISQLKSAMVKDLAKQVS
- the slc30a5 gene encoding proton-coupled zinc antiporter SLC30A5 — its product is MDDKYSSNVISGGKLGRVEVPNARLTRYIVLLFFTKLLKALGIFESYDLLKVVHIVQFLFILKFGCSLILLFFQKPFSSGKAVTKRQWIKILKHAVISCVISLLGFFGLTLCGPLRTLLLFEHNEVVVIAFLTVLFTTSDGGPSKTRGAVFFIIAVICLLLFDNDDLMAKMAEHPEGHHDSALTHALYTGISFLGVADHKGGVVLLVLALCLKVAFHTHSRKLSVEIGGAKRLYALSNLVASVLLLPWVFVLSATTESKVESWSSLIFPFSMIVFSVMILDFYVESICMTKLEAPRCARYGSYFLFFSGLFLANFWTHPLTDQLRTMRTGGQQSSTEHVLSGGVLVSAAFFIMSDSILSSPSKKGQKGTLVGYSPEGTPLYNLMGDALQHSSQSLPRFIKDSLKQILEEYDSRQIFYFLCLNLAFTFVELFYGVWTNSLGLISDGFHMLFDCSALVLGLFAALMTRWKATRIYSYGYGRVEILSGFINGLFLMVIAFFVFVESLSRLIDPPNINTVMLAPVSVGGLIVNLLGICAFSHAHSHGASKSACSGHEHGHSHHGHAHGDHGHGGHGGHGHSHGGHGHSHSHGHSHGSGMNTNMRGVFLHVLADTLGSVGVIISTILISQFGWLIADPICSLFIAVLIFLSVIPLLKDACEVLLLRIPPEHEKELNFALEKIQKIEGVLSYRDTHFWRHSANVLAGTIHLQIMSDVVEQRIIQQVTAVLKDAGVNNLTVQVEKEAYFQHMSGLSTGFHEVLAMTQQMEAMKYYKDGTCIM